The genomic region GCGAGCAGCGGGTCTGGCGTCGGTACCTGCTCCTGTCCAGCCAGCTCACCGCGCGGATGAACCGTCAGCTCGCCGCCGACGCCGGGCTCTCGCTGGCCGACTACGAGGTCCTCGTCCGCCTCACCGACGTCCCGGCGGGGCGTCTGCGGGTGACCAGGCTCGCCCGCGAACTGTCCTGGGAGCAGAGCCGGCTGTCCCACCACGTCTCCCGGATGGCGCGCCGCGGCCTGGTCGCGCGGGAGGAGTGCGCCGACGACGGCCGCGGCGCCCTGGTGGCGCTGACCGAGCAGGGGCGGGCCGCGATCGAGCGCGCCGCCCCGGCGCACGTCGCCTTCGTCCGCGCCAGCGTCTTCGACGCCCTCACCGACGCCCAGCTGGACGCCCTCGACACCATCTTCGGGTCGATCCTGACGGGTCTCGCCCAGTAACGGATCGGAAATCCTCGCAGGTCGTGGTCGTGGTCGTGGTCGTGGTCGTGCTCGTGCCGTCGCGTGCCGGCAGGGGTTCGGGGTAGTGCCCGGGTGAAGGTCCCGAGGCGAGGGGGGAATCATGACGGAGTTCACCAAGGGCGAGCGGGTGCGCTGGTCGAGCCATGGCGGCACCGCGACAGGTGAGGTCGTCCGCCGGATCACCGGCGACACCGAGGCGGGCGGCCGGACCGTCCGGGCCAGCGGGGACGAACCGCAGTATCTCGTCCGTAGTGACAACGGCGGCGAAGCCGTGCACAAGCCCGACGCGCTGACGAAGATCTGACCCGCGGAGCCCCTGGCCCCCGCCCCTGGCCCCCGCTGCCTGGCTAGCGACCCACATCCCGGCGGCCGCGCAGCCGGACGGCCGCCGGGACGATCGCCCAGAGGATCACCAGCAGAGTGAAGGTCGCAGTACCGGCAGTGACTCCGGCCACGCGCCCTTCGACGACATCGAAGATCAACGCTATGGCGCCGGCGACGGCCAGCGCGAGCAGCGCGAGTCCTGCCTGGGCGACCCGGCTGGCTACGCGGACCAGTGCCTCCTTCTCCCGGTGACGGAAGACGGCCCGGTGGATGCTGACCGGCATCACCAGCACGCCGGTGGCACCCACCGACAGCGCGACGACGGCCAGGTACAGCCAACGCTGCTCGTGTTCCAGTGCTGCGAAGCGCTGCTGGAACGGCAGCGAGAGCAGAAAGGCGGTCAGCAGCTGGACCCCTGTCTGGGCGACACGCAACTCCTGGAGCAGCTCGCTCCAGTTACGGTCGGCCCGTTCGGCCGCGGTCTCGTTCCTGGCCTGCGCGGCGCCGCCGTCGTCCTCGCCGGCCCGGTCTTCCGTCACCGCCGCACGGTAACCGCCGGACCCGGGACCTCCGGCCCCGACAGGGACCCGGCCGCGTCACGGGCACCTCGCGGCACCGGCGCAGACCTCGACCGGGCAGAACCTCGACCGGACAGAGCAGAGTCTGTCCCGCGCCGCGGGGGAGGGCGAACGACAACGGCGGCCCAGAACCGTTTACCCGGGTAAGGCGATCGGTCCGGGGTAGGAGCGGACGGTGACCGAATCCGCTCCCGCCGTCCTGTTCGACCTCGACGGCACCCTGGTCGACACCAACTACGCCCACGTGCTGGCCTGGTTCCGGGCGTTCCGCCAGGAGCGACACGCGGTCACGATGGTCGCCGTCCACCGCCATGTCGGGATGGGCTCCGACAGGCTCCTGGACGCGCTGGCGCCGGACCGGGACCGCCGCCGCGACGACATCCTGACCGCCGCCCACACCGAGCACTACGCCGGTTTCCTCGGCCTCGTCCAGCCGCTGCCCGGCGCCCGGGAGCTGGTGCGGGAGGTGGCCCGCCGCGGCGGCCAGGTCGTGCTGGCCACCTCGGCGCCGGCCGACGAGCTGCGGGCGCTGCGCGAGGCCCTCGACGTCGACGACTGCCTGAGCGCGGTGACCTCCTCCGCCGACGCCGAGACGTCGAAGCCGGCGCCGGACATCGTCCAGATCGCGCTGGAACGTTCCGGCGTCGACCCGGCCGACGCCGTGATGGTCGGCGACACCCGCTGGGACGTCCTGGCGGCGGCCCGCGCCGGAATACCCTGCGTGACGGTCCTGTCCGGCGGCATTGGCCGCGACGAGCTGCGCGAGGCCGGCGCCGTCGCCCTCTACACCGGACCGGACGACCTGCTGGCCCACCTCGACGACTCCCCGATCGGCCGACTCCTGCGCGGCGGTGCTGTCAGCGCCGGCGGTCGGCGAGGAACGTTCCGCTCATCGTGACGGTCACCCGGTCACCCGCCGGTTCACGGGAGTTACGCCGTCCGCCTGATCGAGCCGTCCCGGACGGTAATCGCCATCTCGACCCCGGCCAGAGGGCAGCCACGGGCCTCGGCGGCCGGCAAATCATGTATTACACGCCCCGCAGAATGTGTACTGGCAGGCCCGCAGAATATGTACTGTCGGCTTCGCGGTTCGTGTAGCGTCGCCGTATGGCGACGTCAGGGTATGTGTCTCGGATCGCCGACGGGCCGCTGGCCAGCCTGCTCGCCGAGCTGCCCGCGGTCATGGTCACGGGCCCGCGCGCGGCGGGGAAGACGACCTCGGCTCGGCGGATCGCCGGCGACATCCTGCGGCTCGATGACCCCGCGGTGGCCGCGGCGGTGGCCGCGAGTCCGGACGCCGCCCTGCGCCGTGCGCGGGAACCCGTCCTTCTCGACGAGTGGCAGGAGGTGCCGGCGATCCTGGGCGCGGTCAAGCGCGCGGTCGACGACGATCCCCGCCCCGGTCGCTTTCTCCTCACCGGCAGCGTCGAAGCCGACTTCACCACCCGCCAGTGGCCCGGAACAGGTCGCGTCGTCCGATTGGTACTGCATGGGCTCACCGAGCGGGAGATCTCCGGTTCCGCCGACCAGCCGAGCCTGCTCGACCTGCTCCTGCACTCGGACCTCTCCCGACTGCGTGTCTCCGGCCCGCCTCCGAGCCTGGACGACTACGTCGACCTGGCGCTGCGCAGCGGTTTCCCCGAGGCCGCGCTGAACCTGAGCACACCCGGACGGCTCGCCTGGCTGGACGCGTACATCGATCATGTCGTCACCCGGGACGTGATGGCCGCGGGGGAGCAGCGGGATCCCGTCCGGCTGCGCCGCTACCTGGAGGTTCTCGGGCTCTCGACGGCCGGGCTCCCCGCCGACGGCACGGTCTACCAGGCCGCCGGCATCAACCAGCGGACCGCGGATGCCTACGACCGGATTCTGGCTGCCCTTTATCTGATCGATCTCGTCCCGGCGTGGTCGACGAACCGGCTGAGCAGACTGACCAAGCGAGCGAAGCGATACCTGACCGATCCCGCGCTCGCGCTGGCCGCCGCCCGGGTGGACGAGCGCAGCGTCCTGCGGGACGGGGATCTGCTCGGCCGGATGCTCGACACCTTCGTCGTCGCCCAACTGCGGCCGGAGGTGACGCTTCTGCATCCGCGGGCCCGGCTGCATCACCTGCGTTCCCGCGACCAGCAGGAGGTCGATGTCATCATCGATCTCGGCGGAGGGCAGGTGATCGCCATGGAAATCAAGGCCTCGTCGGCGCCGTCCGCTCGGGACGCCCGCCACCTCGTGTGGCTGCGTGATCAACTCGGCGAGGATTTCCGCGTCGGAGTCGTGTTCCACACCGGCCCGATGCCCTTCGACCTCGACGACCGCATCTGGGCGCTGCCCATCAGCGCCCTGTGGGCAGCCCGGATCGATTAGCGCCGAAGCGGACCCGCGTCCTGGTCGACGTCGCCGTGCCCTGCAACGGCTGCCCGGAATGGGCCTAGGCTGAACGGGTGACCGTTGTGAAGATCAATGCCATCGAGGTTCCCGAGGGCGCCGGCCCCGAGTTGGAGAAGCGGTTCGCCAACCGCCTGCACGCGGTGGACGGCCAGCCCGGCTTCGTCTCGTTCGAGCTGCTGCGTCCGGTGAAGGGCGACGACCGGTACTTCGTCGTGACCCACTGGGACAGCGAGGAGTCCTTCCAGGCCTGGCTCACGGGCCCGGCCATGGAGGCGCACTCCGGCGAGCGCGCCCGTCCCGTGGCCTCCGGCTCCGCCCTACTGGAGTTCGAAGTCGTCCAGCGATCGGTAGCGGGCGACTCCGCGTAGCGCTGACCGCGCATCCCCGGGTCTGGTCGACCAAAGATCGGCTTCGAGAGGCCCCGCGTCCCGGTGAGGGTGGCCTACACCGCCGAACTGTCCTGCCGAGACCAGACAACCCGCGGATTGAAGGCAACAGAGTCATGTACGCCACCAAACGCGCCGGTCCGGGCCGCCGCCTGGCCTACGACACCTTGATGCGCACCCCGATCGCCGGGGCCACGTCCGCGACGACGCCGCTCGACCGCCGGACCACCGTCCGTGCCCTCGGCCCGATGGCGAGCCTGCGGTAGGCGTCCCGCCCGACGACCGTCCGCGGCGATGACTCGCCGCACGTGGGGCCGCCCCGACTCGTCACGGCGAGCGCGGCGGCCGTCACACCCGCGAATACGCAAATCGGTGCGCGGCTCATCGCACTGCGATACCGTCGCCCCCGAATATCCGATATATCCGGCGCATGATGGGATCCCGGTCTCGCCGCGGTGGCACCCCCTCCTCCGAGGAGTCCTCCACATGCCGAATCGACGTTCATTCCTGCTCGGCACGTCCGCCACGATGGTCGGCGGCGCCGCCGCGCTCGTTGCCGGCGGCGGTAGTGGCCCCACCGCGCTGGCGGCCACCCGCGCGGCCGCGCAGACCTCTCCGGCCGCCAGCGGCGCCCTGCCGCTGACCATCGTCAACCACACCTACCGCTACGCCAACGACCAGATCTGGATCTACCTCGTAGGTACCGACCTGAACACCGGCCAACAGATCTTCGTCCGCCCGGACGGCACCGTCGCCCGGCTCTCGCTGGCCGCTAACGGGCCGGACGGCTTCGCCGACCTGTCCATCCCGCTTGTGGCGGACGGCGACACGCCCTTCGCCATTCCCGCCGACATGTCCGGACGGGTCTACGTCTCGACCGGTTCCAAGCTGAGGTTCCGGGTCGTCACCGACGCCGCCGGCAACGCGGCCCTGCAACACCCGGCCGGCTGGGTGCGCGACGATCCGAGCTACGCCGTGATACACGACTTCATGGAGTTCACCCACAACGCGACCGGCATGTTCTGCAACACCACCATGGTCGACATG from Frankia alni ACN14a harbors:
- a CDS encoding MarR family winged helix-turn-helix transcriptional regulator, with the translated sequence MSSGSGGGTFPAKPVRWLDEREQRVWRRYLLLSSQLTARMNRQLAADAGLSLADYEVLVRLTDVPAGRLRVTRLARELSWEQSRLSHHVSRMARRGLVAREECADDGRGALVALTEQGRAAIERAAPAHVAFVRASVFDALTDAQLDALDTIFGSILTGLAQ
- a CDS encoding DUF2945 domain-containing protein → MTEFTKGERVRWSSHGGTATGEVVRRITGDTEAGGRTVRASGDEPQYLVRSDNGGEAVHKPDALTKI
- a CDS encoding DUF6328 family protein; translated protein: MTEDRAGEDDGGAAQARNETAAERADRNWSELLQELRVAQTGVQLLTAFLLSLPFQQRFAALEHEQRWLYLAVVALSVGATGVLVMPVSIHRAVFRHREKEALVRVASRVAQAGLALLALAVAGAIALIFDVVEGRVAGVTAGTATFTLLVILWAIVPAAVRLRGRRDVGR
- a CDS encoding HAD family hydrolase, which translates into the protein MTESAPAVLFDLDGTLVDTNYAHVLAWFRAFRQERHAVTMVAVHRHVGMGSDRLLDALAPDRDRRRDDILTAAHTEHYAGFLGLVQPLPGARELVREVARRGGQVVLATSAPADELRALREALDVDDCLSAVTSSADAETSKPAPDIVQIALERSGVDPADAVMVGDTRWDVLAAARAGIPCVTVLSGGIGRDELREAGAVALYTGPDDLLAHLDDSPIGRLLRGGAVSAGGRRGTFRSS
- a CDS encoding ATP-binding protein, with the translated sequence MATSGYVSRIADGPLASLLAELPAVMVTGPRAAGKTTSARRIAGDILRLDDPAVAAAVAASPDAALRRAREPVLLDEWQEVPAILGAVKRAVDDDPRPGRFLLTGSVEADFTTRQWPGTGRVVRLVLHGLTEREISGSADQPSLLDLLLHSDLSRLRVSGPPPSLDDYVDLALRSGFPEAALNLSTPGRLAWLDAYIDHVVTRDVMAAGEQRDPVRLRRYLEVLGLSTAGLPADGTVYQAAGINQRTADAYDRILAALYLIDLVPAWSTNRLSRLTKRAKRYLTDPALALAAARVDERSVLRDGDLLGRMLDTFVVAQLRPEVTLLHPRARLHHLRSRDQQEVDVIIDLGGGQVIAMEIKASSAPSARDARHLVWLRDQLGEDFRVGVVFHTGPMPFDLDDRIWALPISALWAARID
- a CDS encoding antibiotic biosynthesis monooxygenase family protein gives rise to the protein MTVVKINAIEVPEGAGPELEKRFANRLHAVDGQPGFVSFELLRPVKGDDRYFVVTHWDSEESFQAWLTGPAMEAHSGERARPVASGSALLEFEVVQRSVAGDSA